AAGCAAGCATGGACACGGCAGCGCTGAACGCTATCCGGGAAATGCCCCGGTGGATTCCGGCGAAAGACCATGGCATCACCGTGCGGTGCAAATACTCCGTCCCCGTCCAGTTCAAAATAGAACGCCCGAAACCCGTTCAGCCCAAGCCGCTCTTGGCAAGCAAGGACAGTATCCTGCATAAAGACAGCCTCTTGGCAGATTCACTTTTAACGGATTCCGTTGCAAGGGATTCCCTACGCATGAAAAAGCTGACGCCCGACTCGTTGCGGACCGATTCGCTCCGGTTGCGCCCGGACTCTTTGCGTCTTTTGTCCGATTCCATCCGGATGCCGGACGATTCTTTGCGCCTAAAGAAAGACAGCCTCTTGGCACCTGCCGACTCGCTTATCGCGCCCAAAGATTCCCTGGCACAAACTCCGGACACACATGCCGAGCCTCAGAAACCCAAGAAACGGAACATCTTCGTGCGCTTCTTCCGCTGGCTGTTCGGAATCAAGGACAAGCCGGAACAAACCCCTGCCGAAAAGCCCGCCGGGAACTGACGAAAACGCATACGCCTGCATCGGGCGATGCAGCCGTATGTGTTTCCGCACGCAAGCGGACGCGCACGAGGCCTTACCCCGATAATGCCCAAAAAGTAGAAAAGAAAAAACAAAAATTCCTCTTCTTGTTAACCAAAAAGGCGTATATTTGATTCAAAAATATATACCATGAAAATAGCAAGAACATTTGGGATGGCTATCGCCATCAGCTTTTTCCTTTTTACGGCTTGCTCGGATACAGCGCCGAAAGCAGAACCAGACCCACCGGGACAAGAAGAACCGGAGCCAGAACCGGAACCTGATCCGGAGCCGGACGAAGAAGAATTGCCCGACTATCCCGCTCCCGACCGGAGCGTAACCCCCGCCTTTCCTTATGCTTTCGGAGCCGGACGATTTACCTCCGGAGGAGCGGAAGGCAAGGTATATACCGTCACTTCCCTTGCCGATGACGGCTCTACGGGCACCTTGCGTTGGGCATTGAACCAATCGGGCAAGCGTACCATCGTCTTTGCCACGGGCGGACTTATCGAATTAAGCAAAGAGCTTAAAATCAATCATGGAGATGTAACCATTGCCGGACAAACCGCACCGGGAGGAGGCATCTGCCTGAAAGGGCATCCGGTTGTAGTAAATGCAGATAATGTCATCATACGGTTTATCCGTTTCCGCATGGGATCGGACAACCTAACGGAAGCCGAAGCCGACGGAGGTGATGCCGTGTGGGGCAGAGGATGGAAAAACATCGTGATAGACCATTGCTCGATGAGCTGGAGCACCGACGAGTGTGCCTCTTTCTATAACAACGAGAATTTCACCCTGCAATGGTGCATCATCAGCGAAAGCCTTACGCTCTCCGAGCATAGCAAAGGAAGGCATGGGTACGGAGGCATCTGGGGAGGAGAACCTGCCTCGTTCCACCATAACCTGCTGGCACACCATAGCAGCCGTACGCCCCGCCTTTCGGGAAGCCGCACCACAGGCAATCCCGATAAGGAGCAAGTCGACCTGCGGAATAACGTATTCTATAATTGGGGACCGACCAACGGAGGCTATGCGGGCGAAGGAGGCTCGTACAATTTCATCAACAACTATTACAAGCCGGGACCTTCCACCTGTACGAAGAAAGGCATTGTCAACCGCATCTTCCAGCCTAACGGGGATGACGGAAACCAGCAAAACCCGAAAGGCGTATGGGGAATTTTCTACGTAAACGGGAACTATTTCGATGATACCTGCCCCAACTTGCCCGAAAACTACAAAAAACTGATAGCGGAAGTCAATACAGATAACTGGTCGGGCATACATCCCAATGAAAACAATTGCCCCTTGCCCGAAGGAGGCATCGAAGCCATCCGGTCGGGAGAAGCCTTCCTCATCACTCCCGATGCGGACGAATATACCCAACCGGCACAAGATGCTTACGATTGGGTATTGGCTCATGCGGGAGCATCGCTCGTCCGGGATGAGGTAGACGCGCGTATTGTCGATAACGTGCGCCAAGGGAATTATACCGCCGAGGGAAGCAACGGAAGTTCGAATGGATTGATAGACCGTGCCGAAGACGTAGGCGGATGGCCCGATTACGCACCGGGCACAGCTCCGGCAGACACGGACGGAGACGGCATGCCCGATGCATGGGAAGAAGAACAACACTTGAACCCGAACGATGCTTCGGACGGAGCCAAATACAACCTCAGCCCCTATTATACCAACTTGGAGGTTTACCTGAATAGCTTAGTAGAAGATTTATATCCTAACCCTTAATACCTTATTATATATGAACCTGAAAAGAGAACTCGGAACAGCCGCCTGCCTGATTGCGCTCTCGTTATGCGCCTTACCGGTATCAGCATCCACCGACCGCGTACCGGCATTCCCCGGAGCCGACGGTGCGGGGAAATATACTACCGGCGGAAGAGGCGGGAAAGTATATACCGTCAATTCCTTGAAAGACGACGGGTCGGAAGGCACGTTGCGCTGGGCAATCCGCAAGAAAGGGCCGCGCACCATCGTATTTGCCGTAAGCGGCATCATCGAACTGCAATCCCCGCTCTATATCAATAACGGAGACCTGACCATTGCCGGACAGACCGCTCCGGGCGACGGCATCTGCCTGAAAAACTATACGCTGGGAATCAAGGCAGACAACGTCATCATCCGCTTCATCCGTTCACGCATGGGAGCGGACATCAAGCAAAAAGGGAACGATGCCATGAACGGATTCAATAACCACCGGGACATCATCATCGACCATTGCTCGATGAGCTGGAGCACGGATGAATGTGCCACGTTCTACGATAACCGGAACTTCACGATGCAATGGTGCATCGCCAGCGAAAGCCTGCTCAACTCCATCCACGAAAAAGGCAAGCACGGCTATGGAGGCATCTGGGGAGGACAGCCCGCCTCGTTCCACCACAATCTGCTGGCACATCACTCCAACCGCACGCCCCGCCTGTGCGGAAGCCGCTATACAGGCAAGCCCGAAGAAGAGCGGGTGGAATTGTTCAACAATGTCATCTACAATTACGGAAGCGCCGGAGCATACGCGGGCGAAGGAGGTTCGTATAATTTCCTGAACAATTACTATAAGCCCGGTCCGTACACCGCTACGGTCGCTTCGTATAAAAGGCTGTTTACCGCCTATTCCGATGACGGGAAGAACAACAATCCCCAAGGCACGCACGGCGTGTTCTACCTGAGCGGGAACTACATGGATGGCTCATGCGCCAAGCTGAGCGAAAAGCAACGGAAAGACATGCAGAAGGTAAACAAGGACAATGCCGCAGGGCTGATATTGAAAGACAAGGCTGCGGACAAAGCTGCCTACCTGTCTGAAAAACCTTTCGACATTGCCGAACATACAACCCTCCAAGAGGCGGGCGAAGCCTATGAAGCCGTATTGCAATACGCCGGAGCGTCTTTCAAGCGGGATGCATACGACCAACGCATCGCGGACGAGACCCGAAAAGGGACTTATACGTACGAAGGAAGCCACGGAAGCACAAACGGAATGATAGACCAGCCTGCGGACGTAGGCGGATGGCAAACCTATCAATCGGCTCCCGCCCCACTGGATAGCGATGCCGACGGAATGCCCGATGCCTGGGAGAAAGAACACGGACTGAACCCGAACGATGCATCGGACGCATCCGCATACGGTTTAGATACCGGTTATACCAACCTAGAAATGTACCTGAACGGGCTGGTAAACCATTTGTACCCCAAACTATAAACGACCCTATACCATGAAAAAGAACAGACTCGCCCTGCTTGTTTTGGGATTGGGCATGACAGGCTTTATGAACGCACAAACAATCCCCTCCCTCGAAGGAGTAGCGGACGGCATCCATCACTGGAACCTGGAACATCCCGAACGCACGTACGCACGCTATGCTCCGGAACAATACAAGGAAATAGCGGATAACTTCATCGCATACCAGAACGAAGACGGAGGATGGCCCAAGAACATCGATTGGCTTGCCATACTTCCCACCGATTCGGTCTATCAGGCATTAAAAGAACGGTATAAGCGCAGTACGCTCGATAACCGGAACACGTATTCGCAAATCAACTACCTGGCACAAGTCTATACAAAGACAAAAGACTCCCGCTATAAGGCATCCGTACTTAAAGGGCTGGATTACCTGCTGAAAATCCAAAAGAAGAACGGCGGATGGCGAGGCTGGGACGTAGACGCCATCACCTATAATGATGAAGTGACCACCGGTGTACTGGAACTTTTCCTGCACATCAATGAAGGCGACATCAACTATACATGGCTGGACGATGCCATGAAGAAAAGAATCTACCAGGCGTTGCAAAAGGGCATCGACATCATCCTGCGCACCCAATACGTGCAAAACGGAACAAAAACCGTATGGGGACAACAGCATGATAACGAGACTTTACTCCCCGTGCAGGCCCGCACATTCGAACTTCCCTCCTTGGTATCTACTGAAAGCTGCAGCGTATTAAAGTTCTTAATGGAGATTCCGCATCCTTCCGCACAGGTGATAGAAGCGGTAAAAGCGGGAGTGGCATGGCTGGAGAAATCTGCCATTCAAGGCATCCGGATTGAAAAGGTTGAAATCAAACCCGACCAAATCATCAATGCGGAATATCCCTACGACCTGAAAGTGGTGAAAGACAAGAAAGCCCCGCGCATCTGGGCACGCTTCTACGAGCTGGATACCAACAAGCCCTTTATGGCAAGACGGGACGGGACCAAAGTCTACCAGTTATCCGATGTAGACCCCGAACGCCGTACAGGCTACGACTGGTACACATACGCGCCCGAAGCTATCTTGAAACACTATCCGCAATGGCTGGCTATCGTAGAAGCGGAGCAGGCTTATGCCGGATACGAGGTACTGAACAACATGCCGGCTTTCTATCAACAATTGAAGCAAAGCCTGACCTATCCGCTGGCATGGGGAAATGCACCCGAAAAGGATTTCAACCGCTGGCGCGCCCAAGCACGCGAGAAATTATTGGAATGCATGCAGCCCGCTCCGCCTCAGGCGGATTTCGACATGAAGGTCATCGAAAGCGAACAGCGGGAAGGCTATACCGCACAGAAGATTGTGTTCAATGTATCCGGATATTCCCGTGTGCCGGCATACCTCCTTGTGCCGGAAGGCAAAGGCCCTTTCCCAGCCGTACTTCTCTTGCATGACCACGGCGCACACTTCACCATCGGAAAAGAAAAGATGGTGCGCCCGTTCAATGTATCAGAGACCGTCATGCAAGATGCAGACGACTGGGCTGTACGGTGTTATGACGGACAATATGTCGGCGATTTCCTTGCCCGGAACGGCTATGTCGTATTAGCCGTGGATGCCTTGTTCTGGGGCGAACGGGGCAGAAAAGAATATGCCGACTACGATGCCCAGCA
The Phocaeicola salanitronis DSM 18170 genome window above contains:
- a CDS encoding pectate lyase; this translates as MNLKRELGTAACLIALSLCALPVSASTDRVPAFPGADGAGKYTTGGRGGKVYTVNSLKDDGSEGTLRWAIRKKGPRTIVFAVSGIIELQSPLYINNGDLTIAGQTAPGDGICLKNYTLGIKADNVIIRFIRSRMGADIKQKGNDAMNGFNNHRDIIIDHCSMSWSTDECATFYDNRNFTMQWCIASESLLNSIHEKGKHGYGGIWGGQPASFHHNLLAHHSNRTPRLCGSRYTGKPEEERVELFNNVIYNYGSAGAYAGEGGSYNFLNNYYKPGPYTATVASYKRLFTAYSDDGKNNNPQGTHGVFYLSGNYMDGSCAKLSEKQRKDMQKVNKDNAAGLILKDKAADKAAYLSEKPFDIAEHTTLQEAGEAYEAVLQYAGASFKRDAYDQRIADETRKGTYTYEGSHGSTNGMIDQPADVGGWQTYQSAPAPLDSDADGMPDAWEKEHGLNPNDASDASAYGLDTGYTNLEMYLNGLVNHLYPKL
- a CDS encoding pectate lyase, coding for MKIARTFGMAIAISFFLFTACSDTAPKAEPDPPGQEEPEPEPEPDPEPDEEELPDYPAPDRSVTPAFPYAFGAGRFTSGGAEGKVYTVTSLADDGSTGTLRWALNQSGKRTIVFATGGLIELSKELKINHGDVTIAGQTAPGGGICLKGHPVVVNADNVIIRFIRFRMGSDNLTEAEADGGDAVWGRGWKNIVIDHCSMSWSTDECASFYNNENFTLQWCIISESLTLSEHSKGRHGYGGIWGGEPASFHHNLLAHHSSRTPRLSGSRTTGNPDKEQVDLRNNVFYNWGPTNGGYAGEGGSYNFINNYYKPGPSTCTKKGIVNRIFQPNGDDGNQQNPKGVWGIFYVNGNYFDDTCPNLPENYKKLIAEVNTDNWSGIHPNENNCPLPEGGIEAIRSGEAFLITPDADEYTQPAQDAYDWVLAHAGASLVRDEVDARIVDNVRQGNYTAEGSNGSSNGLIDRAEDVGGWPDYAPGTAPADTDGDGMPDAWEEEQHLNPNDASDGAKYNLSPYYTNLEVYLNSLVEDLYPNP
- a CDS encoding dienelactone hydrolase family protein, which produces MLKHYPQWLAIVEAEQAYAGYEVLNNMPAFYQQLKQSLTYPLAWGNAPEKDFNRWRAQAREKLLECMQPAPPQADFDMKVIESEQREGYTAQKIVFNVSGYSRVPAYLLVPEGKGPFPAVLLLHDHGAHFTIGKEKMVRPFNVSETVMQDADDWAVRCYDGQYVGDFLARNGYVVLAVDALFWGERGRKEYADYDAQQALSANLLQMGMSFGSLIAWDDIRSAEFLSSLPNVDKEKVGTMGFSMGAHRAWMTMAATDAVKAGAAVCWMNTTDSLMTLTNNQNKGGSAYSMIIPDIRRYMDYPHVASIACPKPMLFTNGTKDKLFPIEGVKSAYETMRQVWESQDAGEHFQTKIYDLPHFCSKEIQQAILDFFNKEFHVGNINK